A DNA window from Candidatus Hydrogenedentota bacterium contains the following coding sequences:
- a CDS encoding WYL domain-containing protein, with translation MARDTYGSPGLRLVQLLLLLGSNGRQYSLTRLAGIFRCSRQTVLRMLENLERVPGITVESWMEGNNRFFRVTPKTVPAGVAVDAHALRYLCLCKDIVQHLLPAKVKEEINRTIGAAAFLTTDGADMPPTLAESRGKGMIDYTPFHSHLETLQEGMAAHRLCRVVYRNKLGGETKEHLIGPMKLVAFREAFYVRGRRFTADGAPAGDKKPITLAVHRIVRAALTDTPFTPGKDTSRKGLFGFDFDPPFRVRVAFSAAVATYVSERRWSADQHFRRRRDGSLVLTFTASSRPEVKSWVLGFGSEAELLEPKALRREVADMLAETLAIYGNGRGNS, from the coding sequence GTGGCGCGGGACACATACGGTTCGCCGGGGCTGCGGCTCGTGCAGCTGCTGCTCTTGCTGGGGTCGAACGGCCGGCAGTATTCGCTGACCCGGCTGGCGGGGATTTTCCGCTGCTCGCGGCAGACGGTGCTGCGGATGCTGGAGAACCTGGAGCGGGTGCCGGGGATCACGGTGGAGAGCTGGATGGAGGGGAACAACCGGTTCTTCCGCGTCACCCCGAAGACGGTGCCCGCCGGGGTGGCGGTGGACGCCCACGCCCTGCGCTACCTGTGCCTGTGCAAGGACATTGTGCAGCACCTGCTCCCCGCGAAGGTGAAGGAGGAGATCAACCGGACCATCGGCGCGGCGGCCTTCCTCACGACGGACGGGGCGGACATGCCGCCAACCCTCGCGGAGAGCCGGGGAAAGGGCATGATTGACTACACGCCCTTCCACAGCCACCTGGAGACGCTGCAGGAGGGCATGGCCGCCCACCGCCTGTGCCGTGTGGTCTACCGGAACAAGCTGGGCGGCGAGACGAAGGAGCACCTCATCGGCCCGATGAAGCTGGTCGCGTTCCGCGAGGCCTTCTATGTGCGCGGGCGGCGCTTCACCGCCGACGGCGCGCCTGCGGGCGACAAGAAGCCGATCACGCTGGCCGTGCACCGCATTGTCCGCGCCGCGCTGACGGACACCCCCTTCACGCCCGGAAAGGACACGAGCCGCAAGGGGCTCTTCGGTTTCGACTTTGATCCGCCGTTCCGCGTGCGGGTGGCGTTTTCCGCCGCCGTGGCCACCTATGTCTCCGAGCGGCGCTGGAGCGCCGACCAGCATTTCCGCCGCCGCCGCGACGGGTCCCTCGTCCTCACCTTCACGGCGTCGAGCCGGCCGGAGGTGAAGTCGTGGGTGCTGGGGTTTGGCAGCGAGGCGGAGCTGTTGGAGCCCAAGGCGCTGCGCCGCGAGGTCGCCGACATGCTCGCGGAGACCCTGGCGATCTACGGCAACGGACGCGGCAACAGTTGA